One window from the genome of Hippoglossus hippoglossus isolate fHipHip1 chromosome 10, fHipHip1.pri, whole genome shotgun sequence encodes:
- the LOC117769593 gene encoding eukaryotic translation initiation factor 4E-1A-like isoform X2 — MATALVLSTSVPSNPEKEKCEAAIQKVLKAESYMKHPLQNRWALWFFKNDKSKTWQANLRLISKFDTVEDFWALYNHIQLSSNLMSGCDYSLFKDGIEPMWEDDRNRRGGRWLITLSKQQRRADLDRFWMETLLCLVGEAFNDFSDEVCGAVINVRAKGDKIAVWTTDYENKEAITHIGRVYKERLGVPSKVIIGYQSHADTATKSSSSTKNKFVA, encoded by the exons ATGGCGACCGCTCTGGTG ttgTCAACTTCAGTTCCTTCAAAtcctgaaaaggaaaaatgtgaaGCAGCCATTCAGAAGGTTTTGAAAGCTGAATCGTACATGAAGCACCCTCTGCAAAACCG GTGGGCTCTTTGGTTTTTCAAGAACGACAAAAGCAAAACATGGCAAGCCAACCTTCGTCTGATCTCTAAGTTTGACACGGTGGAAGACTTCTGGGC aCTATACAATCACATTCAGCTCTCAAGTAACTTGATGTCTGGCTGTGACTATTCTCTTTTCAAG GATGGAATTGAGCCCATGTGGGAGGACGACAGGAACCGACGAGGCGGCCGCTGGCTGATAACTCTGTCCAAACAGCAGCGCAGAGCGGACCTGGACCGGTTCTGGATGGAGACG cttctgtgtCTGGTGGGCGAAGCTTTTAATGACTTCAGCGACGAGGTGTGCGGAGCCGTCATCAACGTCCGAGCCAAAGGAGACAAAATAGCAGTATGGACCACGGACTACGAAAACAAAGAGGCCATTACACACATAGG gCGAGTGTATAAAGAGAGATTAGGCGTTCCGTCAAAAGTCATCATTGGATACCAGTCGCACGCCGACACGGCTACAAAGAGCAGCTCCTCTACCAAGAACAAGTTTGTTGCCTGA
- the LOC117769593 gene encoding eukaryotic translation initiation factor 4E-1A-like isoform X1, with protein sequence MCAPPPPNTRGSAAHTHRREGVVKAGGTGLVLPAVFTEEGRGDALSRYPEMSSAARVNERSHAAVTLSTSVPSNPEKEKCEAAIQKVLKAESYMKHPLQNRWALWFFKNDKSKTWQANLRLISKFDTVEDFWALYNHIQLSSNLMSGCDYSLFKDGIEPMWEDDRNRRGGRWLITLSKQQRRADLDRFWMETLLCLVGEAFNDFSDEVCGAVINVRAKGDKIAVWTTDYENKEAITHIGRVYKERLGVPSKVIIGYQSHADTATKSSSSTKNKFVA encoded by the exons atgtgtgccccccccccccccaacaccagGGGCTCCGCGGCTCACACCCACCGCCGGGAAGGTGTCGTCAAAGCCGGGGGAACAGGGCTGGTTCTCCCCGCAGTGTTCAccgaggaggggaggggggacgCTCTGAGTCGGTACCCCGagatgagctctgctgctcgGGTCAATGAGAGGAGTCACGCCGCTGTAACG ttgTCAACTTCAGTTCCTTCAAAtcctgaaaaggaaaaatgtgaaGCAGCCATTCAGAAGGTTTTGAAAGCTGAATCGTACATGAAGCACCCTCTGCAAAACCG GTGGGCTCTTTGGTTTTTCAAGAACGACAAAAGCAAAACATGGCAAGCCAACCTTCGTCTGATCTCTAAGTTTGACACGGTGGAAGACTTCTGGGC aCTATACAATCACATTCAGCTCTCAAGTAACTTGATGTCTGGCTGTGACTATTCTCTTTTCAAG GATGGAATTGAGCCCATGTGGGAGGACGACAGGAACCGACGAGGCGGCCGCTGGCTGATAACTCTGTCCAAACAGCAGCGCAGAGCGGACCTGGACCGGTTCTGGATGGAGACG cttctgtgtCTGGTGGGCGAAGCTTTTAATGACTTCAGCGACGAGGTGTGCGGAGCCGTCATCAACGTCCGAGCCAAAGGAGACAAAATAGCAGTATGGACCACGGACTACGAAAACAAAGAGGCCATTACACACATAGG gCGAGTGTATAAAGAGAGATTAGGCGTTCCGTCAAAAGTCATCATTGGATACCAGTCGCACGCCGACACGGCTACAAAGAGCAGCTCCTCTACCAAGAACAAGTTTGTTGCCTGA
- the LOC117769505 gene encoding alcohol dehydrogenase class-3, protein METAGKVIKCKAAVAWEPGKPLSIEEVEVAPPKAHEVRIKLFATGVCHTDAYTLSGSDPEGLFPVILGHEGAGTVESVGEGVTKFKTGDTVIPLYVPQCGECKFCKNPKTNLCQKIRVTQGQGLLPDSTSRFTCKGKQVFHFMGTSTFTEYTVVADISLAKVNKSAPLDKVCLLGCGISTGYGAALNTAKVEAGSTCAVFGLGAVGLAVIMGCKVAGATRIIGVDINPAKFEKAKEFGATEFVNPKDHSRPIQEVLVEMTDGGVDYSFECIGNVQIMRAALEACHKGWGESVIIGVAGAGQEISTRPFQLVTGRVWRGTAFGGWKSVESVPKLVEDYMNKKLKVDEFVTHTLPFEQINKGFDLMHAGESIRTVLTF, encoded by the exons ATGGAGACTGCGGGGAAA GTGATCAAGTGCAAGGCAGCTGTTGCCTGGGAACCTGGCAAACCTCTTTCCATTGAAGAGGTGGAGGTGGCACCACCCAAGGCCCATGAAGTCCGCATCAAG ctcttTGCCACAGGGGTGTGTCACACAGATGCCTACACCCTGAGCGGCAGTGACCCCGAGGGACTTTTTCCTGTCATCCTGGGCCACGAGGGCGCCGGAACGGTCGAGAGTGTCGGCGAGGGCGTCACCAAATTCAAGACAG GTGATACTGTCATTCCGCTGTATGTGCCTCAGTGCGGGGAATGCAAATTCTGCAAAAATCCCAAGACCAACCTTTGCCAGAAAATTAG AGTTACCCAGGGCCAGGGTTTGCTCCCCGACAGCACCTCACGCTTCACGTGCAAGGGAAAGCAAGTGTTTCACTTCATGGGCACCAGCACCTTCACCGAGTACACAGTGGTGGCCGACATCTCCCTGGCCAAGGTGAACAAGAGCGCTCCGCTGGATAAGGTGTGCCTTCTTGGATGTGGCATCTCCACAGGATACGGTGCCGCTCTCAACACCGCCAAG GTTGAGGCTGGTTCCACGTGCGCCGTGTTTGGCCTCGGAGCCGTCGGCTTGGCTGTCATCATGGGTTGCAAGGTTGCTGGGGCAACCAGGATCATCGGTGTGGACATCAACCCCGCGAAGTTCGAGAAAGCCAAGGAGTTCGGAGCCACTGAGTTCGTGAACCCCAAAGACCACAGCCGGCCCATCCAGGAGGTCCTGGTGGAGATGACTGACGGGGGTGTGGACTACTCCTTTGAGTGCATCGGAAATGTGCAAATCATG AGAGCCGCTCTGGAGGCGTGCCACAAAGGATGGGGTGAGAGTGTCATCATTGGCGTAGCCGGAGCCGGACAGGAGATCTCGACCAGACCGTTCCAGCTGGTGACAGGCCGAGTGTGGAGGGGCACAGCCTTCGGAG GCTGGAAGAGTGTGGAGAGCGTTCCTAAGCTGGTGGAAGACTACATGAACAAAAAACTCAAGGTGGATGAGTTTGTTACCCACACTCTGCCCTTCGAGCAGATCAATAAGGGATTCGACCTCATGCACGCTGGAGAGAG TATCCGCACAGTGCTGACCTTCTGA